The Brachyspira hyodysenteriae ATCC 27164 genome includes a window with the following:
- a CDS encoding cation:dicarboxylate symporter family transporter, with translation MKKIGLLPRIIIGIILGILVGMFLPAPVVRIFVTISSIFSLFLNFIIPLMIVAFIGYGIANLTEGATKLIGITVVISYGSTLLAGSIAFLVASNLFPTLLGASALSSVKIESGLDSYFTIPLKPLFDVTSAVVFAFILGIGITMLRPKKQGEELFSIVRDSEEVIQAILKNIIIPILPLHILGTFANLAYAGSIQHILIIFGKVFAVVITLHILYITALFIISGVIAKKSPIMLIKNQIPPYFTAVGTQSSAATIPVSLIAAERNGVSEQIRKFVIPLCATIHLAGSMITLTCCSTAVILILGQNPTYSSILPFILMLGIAMVAAPGAPGGAVMSALPFFYMIGITGEELQGLMIALYLTQDSFGTAANVSGDNAIAVFVDWFYQTRIKKDAA, from the coding sequence ATGAAAAAAATAGGTCTCTTACCCAGAATTATTATAGGTATCATTTTGGGTATATTAGTTGGTATGTTTCTTCCTGCTCCTGTAGTAAGAATTTTTGTAACTATAAGCAGCATATTCAGTTTATTCTTAAATTTCATTATACCGCTTATGATAGTGGCTTTTATTGGTTATGGTATTGCAAATCTAACAGAAGGCGCAACTAAATTAATAGGAATTACAGTTGTTATATCTTACGGATCTACTTTACTCGCTGGAAGTATAGCATTTTTAGTAGCTTCTAATCTTTTCCCTACACTTTTAGGTGCTTCAGCTTTAAGCAGTGTAAAAATTGAATCTGGTTTGGATAGTTATTTCACTATACCACTTAAACCATTATTTGATGTTACATCAGCTGTAGTATTTGCTTTCATTTTGGGTATTGGTATAACAATGTTAAGACCAAAAAAGCAAGGTGAGGAATTATTTTCTATAGTAAGAGACTCTGAAGAAGTTATACAGGCAATTTTAAAAAATATAATAATTCCAATACTTCCTTTACATATTTTAGGTACATTTGCTAATTTAGCTTATGCAGGAAGCATACAGCATATACTTATAATATTTGGTAAAGTATTTGCTGTTGTTATTACTCTTCATATACTTTATATTACTGCTTTATTTATAATATCTGGAGTTATAGCTAAGAAGTCTCCTATAATGCTTATTAAAAATCAGATCCCTCCATACTTTACTGCTGTAGGTACTCAAAGCAGTGCAGCAACTATACCTGTTAGCTTAATAGCTGCTGAAAGAAATGGAGTATCTGAACAAATAAGAAAATTTGTAATACCTCTTTGTGCTACTATACACTTAGCAGGTTCTATGATTACATTAACTTGCTGTTCTACTGCTGTTATATTAATTTTAGGACAAAATCCTACTTACAGCTCTATACTTCCTTTCATACTTATGTTGGGAATAGCTATGGTGGCTGCTCCTGGTGCTCCTGGCGGTGCTGTTATGAGTGCTTTGCCTTTCTTCTATATGATTGGAATAACAGGAGAAGAATTACAAGGTTTAATGATAGCATTATACTTAACTCAAGACTCTTTCGGTACTGCTGCTAATGTATCTGGAGATAATGCTATAGCTGTATTTGTTGATTGGTTCTATCAAACTAGAATAAAAAAAGATGCTGCTTGA
- a CDS encoding PstS family phosphate ABC transporter substrate-binding protein — protein sequence MNIKTSINALAIIFIPISILFILISLIMMIISDSSIITFYLMILASIVLIINSIMLFIKNNYKIFIIIFSLTFVFSLIIIFSNIMFIYNNRDANFKEVNNYVIADSYYPFADIRNTNSKVVKLTNESILIITNNFPRLDGEIEFFPIYSAFADAVYKITVTNNKYTNMFLKQVPFEEYIIINDNGRIETNYDRATNSSHDTAYVLCSTIYYNTYESFLYDNAYKNLINGKVDIVFGNAPSNKDIEMAKTNNIDFILIPIGKEAFVFFVNSQNKVDNLSKYNIKDIYTGKIKNWREVGGDNIKIKAHQMDNIGKWQITFTNFMASMNAENNIIKPDTKIGFDINSGFTENVKEYRNRKNAIGYSFLFNVHEMINNNEIKTLSIDNIKPNKENIQNGSYTLSSTFYAATTKKALEENSNVQKLIDFILSEQGQYLVEKAGYTPIK from the coding sequence ATGAATATAAAAACATCAATCAATGCACTTGCAATTATCTTTATACCTATTTCTATTTTATTTATTTTGATTTCTTTAATAATGATGATAATTTCAGACTCTTCTATCATTACATTTTATCTTATGATTTTAGCTTCTATAGTTTTGATAATTAATTCTATAATGTTATTCATAAAAAATAATTATAAAATATTTATTATAATATTCTCATTAACATTTGTATTTTCATTAATAATTATATTTAGTAATATTATGTTTATTTATAATAATAGAGATGCAAATTTTAAAGAAGTTAATAATTATGTAATAGCTGATTCATATTATCCTTTTGCTGATATAAGAAACACTAATTCAAAAGTAGTAAAACTCACAAATGAATCAATTTTAATAATAACAAATAATTTTCCAAGACTTGATGGTGAAATTGAATTTTTTCCGATTTATTCAGCATTTGCAGATGCAGTTTATAAAATCACAGTTACAAATAATAAATATACTAATATGTTTTTAAAGCAAGTTCCATTTGAGGAGTATATAATAATTAATGATAATGGAAGAATAGAAACTAATTATGACAGAGCAACAAACAGCAGCCATGATACAGCTTATGTTTTATGCTCAACAATTTATTACAACACTTATGAAAGCTTTTTATATGACAATGCTTATAAAAATCTTATAAATGGTAAAGTTGATATAGTATTTGGAAATGCCCCTTCTAATAAAGATATAGAAATGGCTAAAACTAATAATATAGATTTTATATTAATACCTATAGGAAAAGAAGCATTTGTATTTTTTGTGAACTCCCAAAACAAAGTAGATAATCTTTCAAAATATAATATAAAAGATATATACACAGGAAAAATAAAAAATTGGAGAGAAGTTGGAGGAGATAATATTAAAATAAAAGCTCATCAAATGGATAATATTGGAAAATGGCAAATTACATTTACAAACTTTATGGCTTCAATGAATGCTGAAAATAATATAATAAAGCCCGATACAAAAATAGGATTTGATATTAATTCTGGATTTACAGAAAATGTAAAAGAATACCGTAATAGAAAAAATGCTATAGGATATTCATTTTTATTTAATGTTCATGAAATGATAAACAACAATGAAATAAAAACTCTTTCTATAGATAATATAAAACCAAATAAAGAAAATATACAAAATGGTTCTTATACTTTATCAAGCACATTTTATGCGGCAACAACTAAAAAAGCTTTGGAAGAAAATTCTAATGTGCAGAAATTAATAGATTTTATACTTTCAGAACAAGGTCAGTATTTAGTTGAAAAAGCAGGATACACTCCTATTAAATAA
- a CDS encoding leucine-rich repeat domain-containing protein, which yields MKKIILLIFILLNISCRNTITIAENKKNIDNVNNVHIEENEYLYALEIDKANPQNMEEALKRYAADHNGKYKLIFTGTSTKKYDVWTSISQMLEDISLKNIKIEISIVNVIFPNGKIPDFLFGGNAVNKSIVKITFPNSITEIGEYSIFCPELTEITLPSNLRTIGRRGLIGCESLKILKLPNSLKTIGELSLNGCGFASIVIPDSVTSIGKSAFADCENLVNIKLPNNLETIPDSMLESCGSINTITIPASVKKIENSVFFYCKNFENIRFLNGNLQSMTVGKDIFAGCPLKNVYIPKNSSASDEEWRNTLGIKSTVKIIRE from the coding sequence ATGAAAAAAATTATTTTATTAATATTTATATTATTAAATATATCATGCAGAAATACCATTACAATAGCAGAAAATAAAAAAAATATAGATAATGTAAATAATGTACATATAGAAGAAAATGAATACTTATATGCTCTTGAAATAGATAAAGCCAATCCTCAAAATATGGAAGAAGCATTAAAAAGATATGCAGCAGATCATAATGGAAAATATAAATTAATATTCACAGGTACATCAACAAAAAAATATGATGTTTGGACTTCAATAAGTCAAATGCTTGAAGATATTTCTTTAAAAAACATAAAAATAGAAATATCGATTGTAAATGTAATTTTTCCAAATGGTAAAATACCTGATTTTTTATTTGGAGGAAATGCTGTAAATAAATCAATAGTAAAAATAACATTTCCAAATAGCATAACTGAAATAGGCGAATACAGTATTTTTTGTCCAGAATTAACGGAAATAACACTTCCAAGTAATTTAAGAACAATAGGCAGAAGAGGATTAATAGGATGCGAAAGTTTAAAAATACTGAAACTTCCTAATTCATTAAAAACAATAGGAGAATTATCATTAAATGGATGCGGATTTGCCAGTATTGTAATTCCTGATTCTGTAACTTCTATAGGTAAAAGTGCTTTTGCCGATTGTGAGAATTTAGTAAATATAAAATTACCAAATAATTTAGAAACAATACCTGATAGTATGCTTGAAAGCTGCGGATCCATTAATACAATAACTATACCAGCATCTGTAAAAAAAATAGAAAATTCTGTATTTTTTTACTGCAAAAACTTTGAAAACATTAGATTTTTAAATGGTAATCTTCAATCAATGACAGTAGGAAAAGATATATTTGCAGGCTGTCCTTTAAAAAATGTTTATATACCTAAAAACAGCAGTGCATCAGATGAAGAATGGAGAAATACTTTAGGCATTAAATCAACTGTAAAGATTATAAGAGAATAA